The genomic stretch GATTGGAAACAACTAATGTCATACCGCCCAATTTCCTCCATTTGGAAAAACAATATTTCTGATCTAATCGAAACATTCGAAATCTGGTGGGAAAAATTATCTGAATTGATCCCTGAAAAAGGTTGCGATGTTTTCTTTAGAGCCGATGATATCGGCTATCCGGGCAAACAATTTTCAGCAATGATCGAGGTTTTTCAGAAAAATAAAGTGCCACTTGCACTTGCCGTTGTTCCAAGCTGGGTTAACCAAATCAGAGTTCAACAGTTATACGGAACTCTTGGTCCGAACATGTCTCTATGGTGTTTGCACCAGCACGGCTACAAGCATACCAATCAAGAGAAAGTCGGGAAAAAATACGAATTCGGCCCTTCGCGCGATAATAAAAAAGTTCTTGCCGAACTAACTAAAGGCAAGTTGAAACTGAATAAGTTGCTTGGCAATAACATGTGTCCTATTTTCACCCCGCCGTGGAACCGCTGCACCAAAGAAACAATGACAACGCTTATAGAACTTGGATTCATAGCAATCTCAAGAAGCATAAAT from Maridesulfovibrio frigidus DSM 17176 encodes the following:
- a CDS encoding polysaccharide deacetylase family protein, giving the protein MSYRPISSIWKNNISDLIETFEIWWEKLSELIPEKGCDVFFRADDIGYPGKQFSAMIEVFQKNKVPLALAVVPSWVNQIRVQQLYGTLGPNMSLWCLHQHGYKHTNQEKVGKKYEFGPSRDNKKVLAELTKGKLKLNKLLGNNMCPIFTPPWNRCTKETMTTLIELGFIAISRSINVAPFPLKGLPDLPINIDLHTIKEKNPKAGILNLMAQIENAVQSDYAGFMLHHQRMNKTSVRFLDFLLARIAETPSLRIQDMRDMLPK